The following proteins are encoded in a genomic region of Spirosoma sp. SC4-14:
- a CDS encoding glycoside hydrolase family 140 protein — protein MKKILLLTLLVCQELALAQQPFSHGRLKVSDNNRYLIHQDGTPFFWLGDTAWELFHRLNREDADKYLKRRAEQGFTVVQAVALAEFDGLKEPNPYGEVPLQNNDPTKPNEAYFKHVDYIVDKAAQYGIVIAFLPTWGDKVFKNTWGKGPEIFTPTNAKVYGNYLGNRYKNRENIVWILGGDRNPRNGSQDVAIWRAMAEGIQQGVGGADKALMSYHPQPNGMEGGSSEWFQNDDWFDFNMHQNGHCRFTPMYDYITVSYNRQPTKPTMDAEPIYEDHPVCFNVKDLGTSNAYDVRVYAYLDLFAGAHGHTYGCHDIWQMYSSSRPAVNGPHMYWQEALELPGANQMKFVRKLITARPLLNRVPDQSLIVENNLGSPQRIQATRGTDYAFIYSAVGKPFTVHPGKISGKTISATWFDPRTGKTQSAGTFNNQQPKQFTPPTKGYGNDWVLILDDAAKNYPAL, from the coding sequence ATGAAAAAAATTCTGCTTCTCACATTGCTAGTTTGTCAGGAACTGGCGCTGGCGCAACAACCCTTTAGCCATGGACGGTTGAAAGTATCCGACAACAACCGCTACCTGATTCATCAGGACGGTACGCCCTTTTTCTGGCTGGGTGATACGGCCTGGGAGCTATTTCACCGACTCAATCGTGAAGATGCCGACAAGTACCTCAAACGACGGGCCGAGCAGGGCTTTACGGTGGTGCAGGCCGTGGCACTGGCCGAATTCGATGGCCTGAAAGAACCCAACCCTTATGGTGAGGTTCCGCTTCAGAACAACGATCCCACCAAACCCAACGAAGCCTACTTCAAACACGTCGATTACATTGTCGACAAAGCTGCTCAGTATGGAATCGTTATTGCCTTTCTACCAACCTGGGGCGATAAAGTTTTTAAAAATACCTGGGGTAAGGGTCCCGAAATCTTTACCCCAACCAATGCCAAAGTGTACGGCAACTACCTGGGTAATCGATACAAAAACCGCGAAAACATTGTCTGGATACTCGGTGGCGATCGCAATCCGCGCAACGGTTCACAGGATGTAGCCATCTGGCGGGCCATGGCCGAAGGGATTCAGCAAGGTGTAGGAGGAGCCGACAAGGCCCTGATGTCGTATCATCCGCAACCGAACGGTATGGAAGGCGGATCGTCTGAATGGTTTCAGAACGACGACTGGTTCGACTTCAACATGCACCAGAATGGTCACTGCCGATTCACGCCAATGTATGACTACATCACCGTATCCTACAACCGTCAGCCCACCAAACCGACCATGGACGCCGAACCGATCTATGAAGACCATCCGGTTTGCTTCAATGTAAAAGATCTGGGCACCTCCAACGCCTACGACGTGCGGGTGTATGCCTACCTCGACCTGTTTGCAGGGGCGCATGGCCATACCTACGGTTGCCACGATATCTGGCAGATGTATAGCTCTAGCCGCCCGGCCGTCAATGGACCGCATATGTACTGGCAGGAAGCACTGGAACTTCCCGGAGCGAATCAGATGAAATTTGTTCGCAAACTGATCACGGCCCGCCCCCTGCTCAACCGCGTTCCCGATCAGTCGCTGATTGTTGAGAATAATCTTGGTTCGCCCCAGCGGATTCAGGCCACCCGCGGCACCGATTATGCGTTTATTTACAGCGCCGTTGGAAAGCCTTTCACGGTTCATCCCGGTAAAATTTCGGGCAAAACCATAAGCGCTACCTGGTTCGATCCACGTACGGGCAAAACGCAATCGGCGGGTACGTTCAATAACCAGCAGCCAAAACAATTTACCCCGCCCACCAAAGGCTACGGCAACGATTGGGTCCTTATCCTCGACGATGCAGCCAAAAACTATCCGGCGCTGTAG
- a CDS encoding altronate dehydratase family protein: MKQIVLKIHPDDSVLVALTDLPAGKQIQWEGSRLTTTEEIPAKHKVAITAFEPGDPITMYGVLVGKAKQPIQQGGRLTTFNVQHATNSYDLHTSSYQWQAPEVSRWADMTYMGYRRTDGRVGTANYWLVVPLVFCENRNIQVLEEALVNDLGYARRHTYQNQTQELKALVQAGHTVEEVLQADLGEASQSFGSLDRKSLRLFPNVDGVKFLAHDGGCGGTRQDAQALCGLLAGYITHPNVAGATVLSLGCQNAQVAMLQEEIQKRSPQFSKPLYVLEQQTAGTEESLIGQALRQTFAGLMQANACVREPVPLNTLTVGLECGGSDGFSGISANPAVGHASDLLVALGGTVILSEFPELCGVEQELCDRCVDAETARRFRELMSTYAQRAKEVGSGFDMNPSPGNIRDGLITDAMKSAGASKKGGTSPVAAVLDYPELVTKPGLNLLCTPGNDVESTTAEVGSGATVVLFTTGLGTPTGNPIAPVIKISSNTALTNRMPDIIDINTGTVIDGDETIQQAGERILEHIIRVASGDLEVAAVRHGQDDFIPWKRGVSL; the protein is encoded by the coding sequence ATGAAACAAATCGTATTAAAAATACATCCCGACGATTCGGTTCTGGTTGCCCTGACCGATCTCCCCGCAGGTAAACAAATCCAATGGGAAGGCAGTAGGCTGACCACCACCGAAGAAATTCCGGCAAAACACAAAGTAGCCATTACGGCGTTCGAACCGGGCGATCCAATTACAATGTATGGCGTACTGGTCGGCAAAGCAAAGCAACCCATTCAGCAGGGGGGCCGACTAACCACCTTCAACGTGCAGCACGCGACTAACAGCTACGACTTACATACTTCGTCCTATCAGTGGCAGGCACCTGAAGTCAGCCGTTGGGCGGACATGACGTATATGGGATATCGTCGGACAGATGGGCGCGTTGGAACGGCCAACTATTGGCTTGTTGTCCCCCTGGTGTTCTGCGAAAACCGAAACATTCAGGTGCTGGAAGAAGCACTGGTAAACGACCTGGGCTATGCCCGGAGGCATACCTATCAGAACCAGACGCAGGAACTGAAGGCATTGGTACAGGCTGGCCATACGGTTGAAGAGGTATTACAGGCCGATCTGGGCGAAGCCTCCCAGTCCTTTGGCAGTCTCGACCGCAAGTCGCTACGGTTATTCCCCAATGTCGATGGCGTGAAATTTCTGGCACACGATGGCGGGTGTGGCGGCACCCGGCAGGATGCCCAGGCGCTCTGCGGATTGCTGGCTGGCTATATCACTCATCCCAATGTGGCTGGCGCTACAGTGCTTAGCCTCGGCTGTCAGAACGCACAGGTGGCCATGTTGCAGGAAGAAATTCAGAAGCGGAGTCCACAATTCAGCAAACCACTCTATGTGCTGGAACAGCAAACGGCTGGCACCGAAGAATCGCTGATCGGTCAGGCCTTGCGGCAAACCTTTGCCGGACTGATGCAGGCCAATGCCTGCGTTCGTGAGCCGGTTCCACTGAACACACTTACGGTTGGACTGGAATGTGGTGGCTCGGATGGTTTTTCGGGCATTTCAGCCAATCCGGCCGTTGGCCATGCGTCGGATTTGCTGGTGGCATTGGGCGGCACGGTTATTCTATCGGAGTTTCCGGAGCTTTGTGGGGTCGAACAGGAACTTTGCGATCGTTGTGTCGATGCAGAAACGGCCCGTCGATTCCGGGAACTGATGAGCACTTACGCCCAGCGTGCCAAAGAAGTCGGTTCGGGATTCGACATGAACCCCTCCCCCGGCAACATCCGCGATGGGCTCATTACCGACGCCATGAAATCGGCCGGAGCCTCAAAAAAAGGAGGCACATCGCCCGTTGCAGCCGTCTTAGATTATCCCGAACTGGTGACCAAACCAGGCCTGAATCTGCTCTGTACACCTGGCAACGACGTGGAATCGACAACGGCTGAAGTGGGTTCGGGCGCAACGGTCGTTTTGTTCACGACCGGACTCGGCACACCTACTGGCAACCCCATTGCACCAGTCATCAAAATTTCCAGTAATACAGCCCTTACCAACCGGATGCCCGACATTATCGACATCAATACGGGTACGGTTATCGACGGCGACGAAACTATTCAGCAAGCCGGAGAACGAATTCTGGAACACATTATCCGCGTAGCTAGTGGCGACCTCGAAGTAGCGGCTGTTCGGCACGGACAGGATGATTTTATCCCCTGGAAACGAGGAGTTTCACTTTAA
- a CDS encoding bifunctional 4-hydroxy-2-oxoglutarate aldolase/2-dehydro-3-deoxy-phosphogluconate aldolase, with translation MPAFSTDTILDLIVRHPIVPVFYHADAEQAQAIVQACYDGGLRVFEFTNRGAQALPVFTQLVGYVRQNCPDMAIGIGTILTPDDAEKFLDAGADFVVQPITTPAVGDVCKKRGIAWMPAGTTLNEIYQATLLGADLVKVFPGNVVGPDFIKAIKGPIPSLKLMVTGGVEPTIDSLSSWFRAGVTAVGIGSQLFSGQSANATVLRDRVASLVQIVAPFIKE, from the coding sequence ATGCCTGCATTCTCAACAGATACCATTCTCGACCTCATCGTTCGGCATCCTATTGTTCCGGTCTTTTACCATGCCGATGCCGAGCAGGCTCAGGCCATTGTTCAGGCTTGCTACGATGGTGGATTGCGCGTATTCGAGTTTACGAATCGGGGAGCGCAGGCTCTGCCGGTTTTTACGCAACTGGTCGGTTATGTTCGGCAAAACTGTCCTGATATGGCCATCGGCATTGGTACGATTCTGACACCCGACGATGCTGAAAAGTTTCTGGATGCCGGAGCCGACTTTGTGGTTCAGCCCATAACGACACCGGCGGTTGGCGATGTTTGCAAGAAACGAGGTATTGCCTGGATGCCTGCTGGCACAACGCTGAACGAAATTTATCAGGCTACACTATTGGGGGCCGATCTGGTCAAAGTGTTTCCGGGCAATGTGGTTGGTCCCGATTTTATCAAAGCCATCAAAGGCCCTATTCCATCGCTTAAATTGATGGTCACGGGCGGAGTCGAACCAACTATCGATAGTCTGTCGTCCTGGTTCCGGGCGGGCGTTACGGCCGTTGGCATCGGGTCGCAGCTCTTCTCGGGGCAAAGCGCGAACGCCACCGTTCTGCGCGACCGCGTTGCCAGTCTGGTTCAGATCGTTGCGCCGTTTATTAAAGAGTAA
- the fbp gene encoding class 1 fructose-bisphosphatase, producing MEITASHPLALPVGVTLDRYIMHRQTAFPYATGELSQLLRDIALAGKIIHREVNRAGLIDLTGGMGIQNVQGESQQKLDMIANIRFCRALKNGGEACAIISEEDEDIIFTGNNNGKYVVAIDPLDGSSNIDVNVSIGTIFSIYRRVTPIGSQPALSDFLQGGRQQVAAGYILYGSSTILVYTTGHSANGFTYDASLGEFILSHPDIHSPVDGQIYSCNDGNINSYDQGVQDYLTSCRKKQYTARYIGSLVGDFHRNLLKGGIYLYPPTKKNRDGKLRLLYEAFPLAFLAEKAGCLASDGQQSILDIVPTSLHQRTPLYIGSPIMVNELLSHLQ from the coding sequence ATGGAAATTACTGCTTCGCACCCACTAGCCTTACCCGTTGGCGTAACGCTCGACCGGTATATCATGCACCGCCAAACGGCCTTCCCGTATGCCACCGGCGAACTATCGCAACTGCTCCGCGACATTGCGCTGGCGGGTAAAATCATCCACCGCGAAGTGAATCGGGCGGGCCTTATCGACCTTACGGGCGGCATGGGAATTCAGAACGTGCAGGGAGAGAGTCAGCAGAAGCTCGACATGATTGCCAACATCCGCTTTTGCCGCGCTCTGAAAAACGGCGGAGAAGCCTGTGCAATCATATCGGAAGAAGACGAAGACATCATTTTTACGGGCAATAACAACGGCAAATACGTGGTTGCTATCGACCCACTCGATGGCTCCTCCAACATTGATGTGAATGTATCCATCGGTACCATATTTTCCATTTATCGGCGCGTCACACCAATTGGCTCGCAACCAGCCCTATCCGATTTTCTGCAAGGCGGTCGGCAACAGGTAGCGGCTGGTTATATTCTGTATGGCTCGTCGACGATTCTGGTCTATACAACTGGCCACAGTGCCAACGGTTTCACCTATGATGCTTCGCTGGGCGAGTTTATTTTATCACACCCCGATATTCATAGCCCGGTTGATGGGCAGATTTATTCCTGCAACGACGGCAATATAAACAGCTACGATCAGGGTGTTCAGGATTACCTGACCAGTTGCCGGAAAAAGCAATACACCGCCCGTTACATCGGTTCGCTCGTTGGCGATTTCCACCGCAACCTGCTGAAAGGCGGCATCTATCTATACCCGCCCACCAAAAAGAACCGCGATGGAAAACTGCGCCTGCTATATGAAGCCTTCCCGCTGGCTTTTCTGGCCGAAAAAGCTGGATGTCTGGCCTCAGATGGTCAGCAGTCCATTCTCGACATTGTGCCAACCAGTCTGCATCAGCGCACGCCCCTGTACATCGGATCACCCATTATGGTCAACGAACTGCTGAGCCATCTGCAATAA
- a CDS encoding LacI family DNA-binding transcriptional regulator: MDTITIKDIARALNLSTSTISRALRDSYEINPETKRLVIEYAERLNYRPNPIALSLRENRSRAIGVIVPQIANNFFSQVINGIEAIAYNRGYHVIIFQSHESYEREIVTVQQAVARKADGLLISLSSSTSDVQYLQQLQDKKMPIVLFDRVSSELETPCVTADNVAGAFEATEHLIQTGRRRIAHITIPAYISIAQERLAGYRAALEKHGIPYDEKLIRHAEFGQPEIDPIVDELLAESPDAFLAASDRLAIGCLAALKKREIAIPDAISLIGFTNTPVADLLAPSMSTVEQPALEIGQVAAEQLIDLIEGKPKKPQPGAIVRIPTRLNPRTSTMGMGVGN; encoded by the coding sequence TTGGACACCATTACCATAAAAGACATTGCCCGTGCGTTGAATCTGTCGACTTCAACCATTTCCAGGGCGCTTCGGGATAGTTACGAAATCAACCCCGAAACCAAACGACTTGTCATTGAATATGCCGAGCGGCTCAACTACCGGCCCAATCCTATTGCGCTGAGTTTGCGCGAGAATCGGAGCCGGGCAATTGGGGTAATTGTGCCGCAGATTGCCAACAATTTCTTTTCGCAGGTGATCAACGGTATCGAAGCGATAGCCTACAATCGGGGGTATCATGTGATTATTTTTCAAAGCCACGAATCCTACGAACGCGAAATTGTGACGGTGCAGCAGGCTGTTGCCCGTAAGGCCGATGGCCTGCTGATTTCACTATCGAGCAGTACGTCCGATGTGCAGTATCTGCAACAGTTACAGGATAAAAAAATGCCGATTGTGCTGTTCGACCGGGTCTCGTCGGAACTGGAAACGCCCTGTGTGACGGCCGACAATGTAGCGGGTGCGTTTGAAGCGACCGAACATTTGATTCAGACGGGCCGTCGGCGGATTGCTCACATTACGATACCGGCCTATATCTCCATTGCGCAGGAACGGTTGGCTGGCTACCGGGCGGCCTTAGAAAAACATGGGATTCCGTATGACGAAAAACTGATACGCCATGCCGAATTTGGTCAGCCGGAAATTGATCCGATTGTCGATGAACTGCTGGCTGAGTCGCCAGATGCATTTCTGGCGGCCAGCGACCGGTTGGCTATTGGTTGCCTGGCAGCACTAAAAAAGCGGGAGATAGCCATACCCGACGCTATTTCGCTGATTGGTTTTACCAACACGCCCGTTGCCGATTTGCTGGCCCCATCCATGAGTACTGTGGAGCAACCGGCGCTCGAAATTGGGCAGGTGGCTGCCGAACAACTCATCGATCTGATTGAAGGCAAACCCAAAAAACCACAGCCCGGCGCGATTGTCAGAATTCCAACACGACTGAACCCTCGCACTTCAACAATGGGAATGGGTGTTGGAAATTAG
- a CDS encoding sugar kinase translates to MMPVCCFGELLLRFSPVVQGEWIRQAAMPVFVGGAELNVATALAKWHVPVSYSTVLPQNSLADDIISYVVDKGIDPSGIVRFGQRVGTYYLPQGTDLKNAGVIYDRAHSAFSELAPGKVDWDTILQDTSWLHISAISPALNANVAATCKELLAVASAKGITISIDLNYRARLWQYGKTPVEIMPELVDYCTVVMGNIWAANTLLGIPVDPQIHIREDKNELLAHALATSEAIQERFPRCKVVANTFRFDMLPAGLHYYTTLHVNGQQYVSSEYFTDSVVDRVGSGDCFMAGLIYGLYRQEAPQSVIEFATAAAFGKLQQMGDATNQSITDITTRLQSATF, encoded by the coding sequence ATTATGCCTGTCTGCTGTTTCGGAGAGTTGTTATTGCGTTTTTCGCCGGTTGTTCAGGGCGAATGGATTCGACAGGCAGCGATGCCCGTTTTTGTTGGAGGGGCCGAACTGAATGTGGCCACGGCATTGGCTAAGTGGCATGTTCCGGTCAGCTATAGTACTGTTCTGCCCCAAAATTCATTAGCCGACGATATTATCAGCTATGTTGTCGATAAAGGCATCGACCCCAGTGGCATTGTCCGATTCGGGCAACGGGTTGGTACTTATTACCTGCCCCAGGGAACGGATCTGAAAAACGCGGGTGTCATCTACGACCGGGCTCATTCGGCATTTTCGGAACTGGCTCCGGGCAAGGTCGATTGGGACACTATTTTGCAGGATACAAGCTGGCTGCACATCAGCGCCATTAGCCCAGCCCTGAATGCGAATGTTGCAGCAACCTGCAAAGAATTGCTGGCCGTAGCGTCGGCAAAAGGCATTACGATTTCCATCGATTTGAATTACCGCGCCCGGTTGTGGCAATATGGAAAGACGCCTGTGGAGATTATGCCGGAGCTGGTCGACTACTGTACTGTAGTGATGGGCAATATCTGGGCCGCCAATACACTGCTGGGAATTCCGGTCGATCCTCAGATTCATATTCGGGAAGACAAAAACGAGCTGTTAGCGCACGCTCTGGCTACTTCAGAAGCAATTCAGGAACGTTTTCCCCGCTGTAAGGTAGTGGCCAATACATTTCGTTTCGATATGCTGCCAGCCGGACTGCACTACTACACAACCTTGCACGTGAATGGGCAGCAGTATGTTTCTTCGGAATACTTCACCGACTCGGTCGTTGATCGGGTTGGGAGTGGCGACTGTTTTATGGCGGGTCTGATCTACGGCCTTTATCGGCAGGAAGCTCCGCAATCGGTGATTGAGTTTGCTACTGCTGCGGCATTCGGTAAATTACAGCAGATGGGCGATGCAACAAACCAGTCGATTACCGACATTACAACTCGCTTACAATCAGCCACTTTTTAA
- a CDS encoding tagaturonate reductase, producing MKFLSVESLPFIQPQIDVSLPAGSLPHLPERVLQFGTGVLLRGLPDFLIDKANQQGIFNGRIVVVKSTDGGDMTAFERQDNLYTLCIRGVENHRLIEQNVVCSSISRVLSARQHWQTILQVAANPDLQIVISNTTEVGIQLVQDNIRQTPPQSFPGKLLAVLYARYQAFNGDPSKGLVIVPTELIPENGTKLKAILLELAHLNGLESSFIDWLENANTCCNSLVDRIVPGRPDPATQHALTEQLGYEDELLTISEVYRLWAIEGDEHVRDVLSFHRADDNVIIRPNIDLFRELKLRLLNGTHTLSCGLAFLSGFDTVREAMENDRMSAFISSVMMAELVPGIPYPIDEKTAQRFGFQVLDRFRNPFIEHRWLAITMQYSAKMHMRNVPTLLHYYEQLGVTPRYISLGFAAYLLFMKATHQQDEVWYGNRNGESYPIYDAQASYFADLWTRLAPQELTQTVLQNTTLWGHDLSQLPGFAESVAAYLEQFLENGVQAAVSTHFDRFEALAK from the coding sequence ATGAAGTTTTTATCTGTTGAGTCGCTACCCTTTATCCAACCGCAAATTGATGTCAGTTTGCCAGCCGGTTCGCTACCGCATCTGCCGGAGCGGGTTCTTCAGTTTGGCACGGGGGTTTTGCTGCGTGGCCTCCCCGATTTCCTGATCGACAAAGCAAACCAGCAGGGTATTTTTAATGGCCGAATTGTTGTTGTAAAGTCGACCGACGGTGGTGATATGACCGCTTTCGAGCGGCAGGACAATCTGTACACGCTTTGCATTCGGGGTGTCGAAAATCATCGGCTGATCGAGCAAAATGTAGTTTGTTCGTCCATTAGCCGCGTTTTGTCGGCCAGGCAACACTGGCAAACAATTTTGCAGGTGGCTGCCAACCCCGATCTTCAGATCGTTATTTCAAATACGACCGAAGTGGGCATTCAGCTCGTGCAGGACAACATTCGGCAAACCCCTCCTCAGTCGTTTCCGGGCAAACTACTAGCGGTATTATATGCTCGCTATCAAGCATTTAACGGCGACCCCAGCAAAGGACTAGTAATTGTACCTACTGAACTGATTCCAGAAAACGGAACCAAACTGAAAGCCATTTTGCTGGAACTGGCCCACCTCAACGGCCTCGAAAGTAGCTTTATCGATTGGCTCGAAAACGCAAATACCTGCTGCAATTCGCTGGTCGACCGGATTGTGCCGGGTCGGCCTGACCCCGCTACACAACACGCGCTGACCGAACAACTGGGCTATGAAGACGAGCTACTGACTATTTCAGAAGTGTATCGCCTGTGGGCTATTGAAGGCGACGAGCACGTTCGGGACGTTTTATCTTTTCACCGGGCCGACGACAATGTTATTATTCGTCCCAATATCGACCTCTTCCGTGAGCTGAAGCTACGACTCCTCAACGGAACCCATACACTAAGCTGTGGACTGGCTTTTCTGAGCGGTTTCGACACCGTTCGCGAAGCGATGGAAAACGACCGAATGTCGGCTTTTATCAGCAGTGTTATGATGGCCGAGCTAGTACCGGGCATCCCTTACCCCATCGACGAAAAAACCGCTCAGCGATTTGGTTTCCAGGTACTTGACCGTTTCCGAAACCCATTCATCGAGCACCGCTGGCTAGCCATTACGATGCAGTATTCGGCTAAAATGCACATGCGGAACGTGCCAACGCTACTCCACTATTATGAGCAGTTAGGTGTTACTCCCCGTTATATATCGCTTGGGTTTGCGGCCTATCTGCTATTTATGAAAGCAACTCACCAGCAGGATGAGGTTTGGTATGGCAACCGCAACGGCGAAAGCTACCCAATTTACGATGCGCAGGCCAGTTACTTTGCCGATCTGTGGACTCGTCTGGCACCGCAGGAACTAACACAAACCGTATTACAAAACACAACGCTATGGGGTCACGACCTCAGCCAGTTACCCGGCTTTGCCGAATCAGTTGCAGCTTATCTCGAACAATTTCTTGAAAACGGCGTACAGGCCGCTGTATCTACTCACTTCGATCGTTTCGAAGCTTTAGCCAAATGA
- a CDS encoding GntR family transcriptional regulator, producing MQEGTIDQSADQPKYQQLIEYVLTGIEQGTLALGQQLPSISEWASLQRVAKVTVAKAYEDLRQRGVIRSHHGKGFYVASTNVRTSLNVLVIFDTLNAYKETLYDALKAALPADASLSIFFHHYNPAVFETLVRNNLGRFNAYVLMPHFDSDVSAVAGLIPPEKLLLLDQTLPNLPGDFAAVYQDFEQDIYNALLTAHERLRHYRRLTLIQSKDRFQYIPPSLLAGFQRFGQDYNFPIRLVDTYMPALVQPGEVCLLFTDRDLIDFLKEVNRLGLVLGQEVGLLSYDDTPMKEILAGGISVISTDFARMGQTAGQLLTSRQRAKIANPGALILRKSL from the coding sequence ATGCAGGAAGGCACTATCGATCAGTCGGCCGATCAGCCCAAATACCAGCAGTTGATTGAATATGTGCTAACGGGCATTGAACAGGGCACGCTGGCACTAGGTCAGCAATTGCCATCGATCAGCGAATGGGCCAGTTTGCAGAGGGTTGCTAAAGTTACGGTTGCCAAAGCTTACGAAGATTTACGCCAGCGCGGAGTAATTCGGTCGCATCATGGTAAAGGATTTTATGTAGCCAGCACTAATGTGCGCACCTCGCTGAATGTGCTGGTTATTTTCGATACGCTCAATGCCTATAAGGAAACGCTATATGATGCCTTGAAAGCAGCTCTTCCAGCCGATGCCTCTCTGAGCATATTCTTCCATCACTATAATCCGGCTGTTTTCGAAACGCTGGTTCGGAACAACCTCGGCCGTTTCAATGCCTATGTGCTGATGCCTCATTTCGACAGCGATGTGTCGGCCGTGGCAGGATTGATTCCTCCCGAAAAGCTACTGCTGCTCGACCAGACGTTGCCCAATCTGCCGGGCGACTTTGCGGCTGTTTATCAGGACTTTGAACAGGATATTTACAATGCTCTCTTAACAGCACACGAACGGCTTCGACACTACCGCCGACTTACGCTCATCCAATCGAAAGATCGCTTTCAGTACATACCACCCAGCCTCCTGGCCGGCTTTCAGCGATTTGGTCAGGACTACAATTTTCCAATACGACTTGTTGATACATATATGCCTGCGCTGGTACAACCCGGCGAAGTATGCCTGCTGTTTACCGACCGCGACCTGATCGACTTTCTGAAAGAAGTAAATCGGTTGGGACTGGTGCTGGGCCAGGAGGTTGGTCTGCTCTCCTACGACGACACCCCGATGAAAGAAATTCTGGCGGGTGGCATCAGCGTTATTTCTACCGATTTTGCGCGAATGGGACAAACCGCCGGGCAATTACTGACCAGTCGCCAACGCGCCAAAATAGCCAATCCGGGCGCGTTGATCCTGCGAAAATCGTTGTAA